ACCGGGTCCGGGCGCTGTTCGGCACCGGCCAGGGGAGGACCGGCCATGATCTCGCTTTCGGGCAAGGCGGCGCTGGTCACCGGCGGGTCGCGGGGCATCGGGCGTGCGGTGGCGCTGCTGCTGGCGCGGGCCGGCGCCGACGTGGGCCTCACCTGCCTCTCCCGCCGCGCCGACGCCGAGGCGGTGGCCGCCGAGATCCGGGCGGTGGGGCGCCGGGCGTGGGTGGGCAGCGGCGACCTGGGCGATCCCGCGGTGGCCGACCGGCTGGTGGCCGAGTCGGCGGAGGCGCTGGGCGGGCTCGACTGCTTCGTGGGCAACGCCGGCATCTGGCCCGCCGAAGACCTGCCGCTGGCCGAGATGCCGGACGGCCGCTGGGTGGGCACCATGCGGGCCAACCTCGACGCCATCTTCTACAGCACCCGCGCCGCGCTGCGGCGGCTGCGCACGCCGGGGCGGGTGGTGCTCATCGGCAGCACCGCGGGCCAGCGGGGCGAGGCCTACCACGCCGACTACGCGGCG
The Gemmatimonadota bacterium DNA segment above includes these coding regions:
- a CDS encoding SDR family oxidoreductase; translated protein: MISLSGKAALVTGGSRGIGRAVALLLARAGADVGLTCLSRRADAEAVAAEIRAVGRRAWVGSGDLGDPAVADRLVAESAEALGGLDCFVGNAGIWPAEDLPLAEMPDGRWVGTMRANLDAIFYSTRAALRRLRTPGRVVLIGSTAGQRGEAYHADYAATKGAMIALVKSLCVEAAPGITVNCVAPGWVDTEMCWPAFADGGRERIEAGIPLRRVASPDDVAGPVAFLCSDLARHITGEVLNVNGGSVLCG